The proteins below are encoded in one region of Mya arenaria isolate MELC-2E11 chromosome 15, ASM2691426v1:
- the LOC128219424 gene encoding toll-like receptor Tollo, with translation MSQNDEMQERSPSDDSQQGYQSPNAVTSNTDRQLNGKIRLRPNDEMVRSSSGDECDDGQLGYQSLVVLQPHPDIHQSDQILNGMRLSITVSLHHNRISEIIGHFSLLPDLETIILHNNKLKGINSATFSNNSHLRELDLSYNEISHIDEHSFNNLKSLLYLKLESNKLSSLPRHLFNDLGNQLACNCSNKNLQNWLNVDSGLRVLNYMCVNGDGTMGDFLTKELDCKTPSEHVDIKSAVISIALILAVVFVSSAIVFYKRHEIHVIAFYKFHIRLKCWCKYRRKDYTNYKYDAFISFVDHDMSFVRNDLLTLLEPQYSVCIYYRDFPVGEDIAEAILKAIKTSAVTLVVLSKEYLASRWGMFEFREAHHAAMLNDNHRVIVVIPDRDVLHMKLDLTLRSILYCKAYLETADILFKEKLLHIMPEQSVNSIEEADQEDAIETDLISV, from the exons ATGA GTCAGAATGATGAGATGCAGGAGAGGTCTCCAAGTGATGATTCCCAGCAAGGGTACCAGTCGCCAAATGCTGTAACATCCAATACTGACAGACAGCTCAATGGTAAGATCAGGCTGA gGCCAAATGATGAAATGGTGAGGTCGTCCAGTGGTGATGAATGTGATGATGGTCAGCTAGGGTACCAGTCGTTGGTAGTTCTACAACCCCACCCCGACATACATCAAAGTG ACCAGATTTTGAATGGAATGCGACTTTCAATAACAGTGAGCCTGCATCACAACCGAATTTCCGAAATTATTGGGCACTTTTCTCTTTTGCCGGACCTTGAAACAATAATTTTGCACAACAATAAGCTCAAAGGAATAAATTCTgcaactttttcaaataattcacaTCTCAGAGAGTTAGATTTGTCATATAATGAAATTTCACATATTGACGAACATTCGTTTAACAATCTCAAATCATTGCTATACTTGAAGCTCGAAAGCAATAAGTTGTCATCGCTACCACGTCATTTGTTTAATGACTTG GGAAACCAGCTAGCATGCAACTGTTCCAAcaaaaacctccaaaactggtTGAATGTAGACTCTGGTCTAAgggttttaaactacatgtgCGTAAACGGAGATGGAACTATGGGAGATTTCCTAACCAAAGAACTCGACTGTAAAACTCCATCCGAGCACGTAGATATAAAGTCGGCAGTGATCTCGATTGCGCTTATACTTgctgttgtgtttgtttcatccGCAATAGTATTTTACAAACGACATGAAATACATGTCATTGCGTTTTATAAGTTTCACATTCGTCTTAAATGTTGGTGCAAGTATCGGCGAAAAGATTATACAAACTATAAGTATGATGCTTTTATTAGCTTTGTGGATCATGACATGAGTTTTGTTAGAAATGATTTACTTACCCTTTTAGAGCCGCAATATAGTGTGTGCATCTACTACAGAGACTTTCCTGTAGGCGAAGATATAGCAGAAGCTATTTTAAAAGCAATCAAAACTAGCGCGGTTACACTTGTGGTTCTAAGCAAGGAATATCTAGCAAGTCGATGGGGAATGTTTGAATTTAGAGAAGCGCACCACGCTGCAATGCTGAATGATAATCATCGAGTAATTGTCGTTATACCAGATAGAGATGTTTTGCACATGAAATTAGATTTGACGTTACGTAGTATCTTATATTGCAAGGCCTACCTTGAGACagctgatattttgtttaaggagAAGTTATTACATATTATGCCAGAACAAAGTGTGAACTCCATTGAAGAAGCAGACCAAGAGGATGCCATAGAAACAGACTTGATCAGTGTTTGA
- the LOC128220311 gene encoding uncharacterized protein LOC128220311 has protein sequence MGVKINGEAENSFRCVYQTLEGKFECTGRRSKCSDNGDLELTFVDANNGVVHSEKIKITVAERHLSLAINQTFPKTAQGDASTFHMYCGVEAACDNYTMEIATGDTKIINIPGRSEVSCGKTKRTNDGDYDIQCNATVNGEMLLSQEFFNTSCSLRRSNQTIAQSESFEMPFCHDLSSSCSCKGANNSCASICNVAGKCLLEAGYQSFNASVTGCDTRCMLKWCLREHNSTIVATQENIIFEICELVGDCSETGLC, from the exons ATGGGCGTTAAAATCAACGGCGAAGCGGAAAACTCT TTCAGATGTGTGTACCAAACACTAGAGGGCAAATTCGAATGTACCGGAAGACGCTCCAAATGTTCCGATAATGGAGACCTCGAGCTTACCTTTGTTGATGCAAACAATGGTGTTGTTCACTCagagaaaattaaaattacagTTGCTG aGCGACACTTAAGCCTGGCGATAAATCAAACATTCCCCAAAACTGCTCAGGGAGACGCGTCGACGTTCCATATGTATTGTGGTGTTGAAGCGGCGTGTGATAATTATACCATGGAGATTGCTACAGGCGAcactaaaataataaacattcctG GGCGGTCAGAGGTGTCTTGTGGTAAGACAAAAAGGACAAATGATGGTGACTATGACATTCAATGTAACGCCACGGTCAACGGAGAAATGTTGTTAAGTCAGGAATTCTTCAATACGTCGTGTTCTTTGAGGCGTTCAAATCAGACGATTGCTCAGAGTGAATCCTTCGAAATGCCCTTTTGCCATGATCTTTCCTCTT CATGTAGTTGCAAAGGCGCAAACAACTCGTGTGCATCCATCTGTAATGTTGCTGGGAAGTGCTTGCTCGAGGCCGGATACCAATCTTTCAACGCTTCAGTAACCGGATGTGACACACGGTGTATGTTAAAGTGGTGCTTACGTGAGCACAACAGTACGATTGTAGCAACTcaagaaaacatcattttcgAGATTTGTGAATTAGTCGGAGACTGTTCGGAGACAGGTCTTTGTTGA
- the LOC128219619 gene encoding prion-like-(Q/N-rich) domain-bearing protein 25 — protein sequence MKFLQCIVLLCLWTAAVAEFVDSDATCSINNGQCETRCTCNEGYTHMNEKCIAKVGTDCTMNTDCVLDASCTGPAGSQKCQCPNSLVPSFNDTKCRVQVDKACNSSIENACIANAECKVAAGNDSVCKCRNKYSMYKNNSQCSGDVGAECKDSSDCTVHSECRTSGTCACMDKYTSSSDNKTCIGYVGAECDDVSQCIDHAVCSGRKCKCADDYEGDKICKKKDTLPLPRWAIILIAVGGGIFLIGLIVLIIYCCCCRRRRAEE from the exons ATGAag TTCCTGCAGTGTATTGTACTTCTCTGTCTATGGACAGCTGCTGTAGCAG AATTTGTGGACTCCGACGCGACCTGTTCCATCAACAACGGTCAGTGTGAGACTCGGTGCACTTGCAATGAAGGGTACACGCACATGAACGAGAAATGTATTGCCAAAG TTGGAACAGATTGTACAATGAATACCGACTGTGTTCTCGATGCTTCATGCACTGGTCCTGCGGGTTCCCAAAAGTGTCAGTGTCCGAATTCCTTGGTACCCAGCTTTAATGATACCAAATGCAGAGTACAAG TGGACAAAGCATGTAACAGCTCAATAGAAAATGCTTGCATTGCCAACGCGGAGTGCAAGGTGGCGGCTGGAAATGACTCAGTGTGCAAGTGCCGGAATAAATATTCCATGTACAAAAACAATTCCCAGTGTTCAGGAGACG TTGGAGCTGAGTGCAAGGATTCCAGTGATTGCACGGTGCACAGTGAGTGTAGAACGTCAGGGACCTGTGCCTGCATGGACAAGTACACGTCTTCTTCTGACAACAAGACATGCATTGGTTATG TTGGAGCTGAGTGTGATGACGTCAGTCAGTGTATTGATCATGCGGTATGTAGCGGTCGGAAATGTAAATGTGCCGACGACTATGAAGGGGACAAAATCTGCAAAAAGAAAG ACACGCTGCCTTTACCTCGCTGGGCAATTATTCTGATTGCTGTCGGCGGAGGAATATTTCTTATTGGATTAATTGTTCTGATTAtctactgttgttgttgtcgtcgtcgtcgcgCTGAGGAATAG